A window of Fusarium oxysporum Fo47 chromosome II, complete sequence genomic DNA:
CGCCGGCTGAGCAGGACCTACCAATTCCCATAACAACAAAGAAACCTGTAAAGAAGCGTCCCAAGTCTAGAACCGCAGCGCCAGAGCTCTCGACGAAGTCATCCGGGTTGGCGCAGTGTCCGCAGATCCAGTTGGGAATAGGCGCAATGACATAGGTGGCGACGACGAGGAGAGGATAATACACCTTCCACAGAGCGCAGGAGAGAATAACGAGGAGGAATCCGACGGCGAGGACGAAGGAGAGGGCGATGATAGTCTTGAGGCCGGCGGTCGGCATCTTGGGCGATGGTGTTTATGGAATTGGAGAGGACGAGCTATGCGGCGATGTCGGCGACGTAAGTTCCGCGTGGGGAGATGAAGGGTATTTGATCGGGTATAGAGGGAAGATCGAGTCGTAGGCGGCGAAGTAACTGGTTGTGTTGGACGCGGCCGAAAGGAAAATCCGTCGACTTTGTGTGTGTTACGCGGCTACAGTAGGCCAAGTTCCAAGGTGATGCTATCTCAGCTGTCAACCAGGTACGTATTCGTTTCCAGGTTCCCCGAGAGCAGCGATGTCAGCCATTCGGAGGTACTATTTCCCGGTCCCAAGTGGGCATTGAAAATGGAACGCTGTAAGTGGCTGTAGTGAATCGTCTCGGTGGGCCAGTGGGTCCCCTTCTTATCTGATAGCGCAGTCaagtaaaaaaaaacccCAAAAAACTCCAAGATCTCTCTACCTCGCTCATCGCAGTCGCAAACCACATATCACCACGTCCAGAATCAACAAAAAGATCCTGGATCAGTGACGGCGCCAGATTCTCGGTAGAGCTGAAATAACTCTTGCTCTGTGCCGCGACCCGAGATTTCGCCTCGACGGCCTATCTGACATCCACATTTTGCTGTGACTTTCTCTATACACTCATCTCCCGACACGGCACGACCTCAACAAGCTCGCCAGCAATTCCCGGATCAGCTGTTACTCTTTCTAGTGATTATAGATCGCGCTGTCTAAACGGTGTTCCTACCCCCACACCCTGAAGCATTGTCGCCTTCTTCAATTCGTCTGGTTAGACACTTAGACAAGACACaccaccaacgccaacaccaacactaAACACAACACCAACTTCCATACCAGCCATCACACTGCAAAAATGAGCTCTGATGAGATTGTGTGGCAAATCATCGGTCAACAATTTTGCGCGTTTAAGATTAAGTCAGTTACTGCTTCCTCCACTCAGCCTTTGTTGCTTGGCAAGGCTTTATACAAAGATGATAGGCTAACTTCTATCCAGAACCAACAAAGCTCAGACATTTTGCCGTAATGAGTACAATGTTACAGGTCTCTGTAACCGTCAATCATGTCCTCTCGCAAACTCTCGATACGCTACGGTCAGGGAAGACGCTGGCAAGCTCTTTTTGCTAGTTAAAACCCCGGAGAGAAGTCACTTGCCAAGCAAACTTGTAAGTATTCATGTTGTTACGTGAGGTGAGCAGAGACTGACGATAGTGGTAGTGGCAACGTTACAAACTACCCAACAACTACTCCAAGGCGTTGTCTACTATAGACGAGAAGCTCATATATTGGCCTAATTTTCTAATTCACAAATGCAAGCAACGTCTCACCCGCTTGACACAGGTCCAAACTCGCATGCGCCGTATTGCCGCCGAGGAGGAACGCTTGGGTGAAAAGCTTGTACCTAAGATGGCGCCCAAGATCAGACACCGTGAGCAGGCTCGTGAGCGCAAagccgaggctgctgctaAGCTGGAACGAACCATTGAGCGTGAGCTTGTTGAGCGTCTTCGACAGGGTGCATACGGTGACCAGCCCCTCAATGTCAGCGAGTCCATCTGGAAGAAGGTTCTAAATGCCATGGAGCGCGACGGCGAGGGTCAACGTGATAAGGACATGGACAAGGGTCTCGACGAGAATGGTGAGGAGGCTGATTGGAgtgaggaggaagacgacaACCTGGAGAACCAGGTTGAGTATGTTTCCGATATTGAGGAGAGTGACGAGGAGCTCGGTGACCTTGAGGACTGGCTCGACAGCGAaaacgaggaggaggacgaagatgaggatgatgatgacagcgAAGAGTCCGAGACCGAGAAGTCTGGCAACAAGCGAAAGCGTGGACGTGCtatcaagatgaagaacaagaagcccagacaggaggagaaggagaagctgaTGCTCACCAACGATCTCACATGGTAATTGACGGTCTCAAAAATCAAGCTTCGGCGTTTGAGGAGTTAGCATTTTCTAAGGAAGATGGAAAAAAGGGGTTTACGAAGGGTGGAAAAGCATACATCACTGTGTACCTTCTGTCTGAGGATATCACACGGCGATATGCTTCATTTTTGCTGAGCTAATTCTTGGCAAGGTATAGATACCAAATAGGCTACCAATGTTTTTATATGAGTTTGTTGTACTTGAAATGATTTGAAACTATTTTCCCTCTCATGCCTGTATGGGTCTTGTCATCTATGAGAGGCTCTGTTGAGACAAAAGCTTCATGTAGGCCTTGCTCCACTCCCGAGTCCTACCCGCTTACCTTGCATTGCCCCGCCCAAATCTACAGCGCATTTTAGTTCAGGCACCTATGAAACTCCCCAGCCCACTTCCACTTCCACGGCCAAGAATCCCTTTATAAACGTCACTGCTTCACCTCCATCTTCCTACTCCGCTCTTCAAATAGGCCATCTCTGACCTTTTTGACACTGATAATACCTCTCTTATACCCCTCGCTTGCAACGACAGCAGCTGGCTGCACCACATAATCAACTGCGACTGCGACAGAGCATTGCGCTCGCCCCTCAGACGTTCAATTACAGCTCAAGCAATTCTCTGGGCTTCGATACCGCTTCCTCAACCTACATCAAGCGAGTCCATCGCGAGACAGGCGCAACTTCATACCACCTGAACAACCATCGATGCGAAACTCTACAAACTTATTAGCTACCAAAGAAACACTATAAGACAACACATTATGGCGTCCTGGTACTCTAACCTCGTCCAGAAGACATCTTCTCAAATCTCCTCCCTCCGCCAGAATCTCCTCTCCGGCGAACAAGACGGCGACACCGAAGACGATACTCACGTCTGCCGTGTTCTCCGTGGCTATTATACAGAAAAGGGGCGCCCATTCCCCTCATGGCTGCCCCCGGATCCCAAGGCCCCAGCCCAACAACCCATACAGCCTGTCATGACACCACAAGCCGGCCAACGCCTCGGCGCTCAAGGACAGCAACACGGTGGTCTGAGTAGTCTATGGGACAACGGACCGCAACAGCCACAACAACAAGCACCTCAGAGTCTTCGGGCTGGAGGTGGACGAACACCTGCATCGTTGCAACctggcggcggcggcggcggcggcggtgaTATCAATAGGCGACCACTGCCAAGTCAGCAGCGCGCGGGTAGCTACCAGAACACGGGCGGTCAATTTGGTAGGCCCGAAACGGCGAGCGTGCCACCTGGTGGTGCTTCgggaggtggaggtggaggatcTGCGCAGGATAGATTGCGACAGAGGCTTTGGGGAGGAGGATCGCGAACAACGAGTCCTCAGGCTGGAAGTCAAGGACCATTCAACCCTCCCGGCGGAAAtaatggtggtggtggcggcggcggcggttATGAAGATCGATTTGCGCCAGGCGGAATGTATGATCAAGCAAGTGGCGGCGGCAACGCTGGATTGAGGAGAGGAGGCTTGCCCAGTGGACCAAGGGGATACAGATAAAGCCCGTTCtagaaagaagaagtgaAGCATACCTTGGATGTCTGGCGTTTACGTTCCTTGATAGGATAGAGCGGCGTTTTACCTGGTAATGCGGACTTTTGTTTACTCGATATTATGCCCTGTACCAAAGAATCATGATATCCATCTTGTGTATTCAGACCCTATGGTAATAAAGGgcttcttatatatatcgAAACATTGCTAACTTACCGTCATGCCATGAACTCCGTGCCAAAAATTACTGGAACCAAGAAACCCCTAAAGCATAAAATTACATGCAGCAGTCGTTAACCAACAGAACCCCAACTACTTGTTCTCAGATACTCATTTGTTTGGCATACCATCGCCCTTTTGCGCAACCGTTTTCCTCGGGAGAACTTCTACCTCCTTGCTTAATAGTTTGCGCAACTCAGGTGTAATCGTCTTTGGCTGCGGCGGAGGCGCCGCTGGCTCGGCAGCTTTGCCCTTGCCAGATGCCTTACCACCCTCGGAGGGCCCTGATTTGGCCTGCTCAGAAGATTTTGAGGGTTCCTTCTGGCTGAACCGAGGAGCTGGGAAGTTCTGCTTCTTGTcgacagcatcaacaagtCGCTGGAACCTCTTGAAGAGAGTTTCTGCCCGGATCAGAGTCGCCTCAAGATCGATTGTGTTGGAGAGTTCATTGACTATGTACTATTAGCATATGATCAGTGTGCTTGGTGACCAAAATCACTTACCATATTTGAGCACCTCATCGAAATGTTGCAAGTGCTCCATAATAACATCCCGGTGTCTCTCAAGAATTGCCAGCGCGATAAAGAGATGGAAGTTCGCGCTCATATAATCAGTCCACAAGCCCTCCCATAATCGAAGAACGTCAAGCCAAGCAAACTCCCGCTTGTACCAAACAAGTATCATgcggaagaagaagaaaaagttGGTGCTGTCTGCCTTTTGTAGATGGTTCCAAAGTGCTGGGTCCATGAACTGAACAAGTTGGTCCAGAGTCAGAAGCTGGTTGCGCATACCAGACTGATCACGCAGAAAGTTGCGTTCCATACGCTCCATAAACTTCTGGAAACCCCAGAATGCAACGGCGTCGTCCTGAATCACTGCATAGATTGGTGCCAAGAGATCTGACATACCCTGAACATAGCCTAGATCCTTATTGTACTCGTTGTAGGTCAGgagcatctccttcatctgctcAAGGTGGACATTGGTGCCAACTTCGGCAAAGGGTGAGCTTGGGTCAGGATGGGGGATATCCTCGCCCATGAAAATGGGTACATTGCGGTCCGTTCGGTGGACATCCTTTTCTATAGACGAAATATGAGTATACTCCTTGGGAGAGAAAGGTTGGGAGGTGGTGAGCAACTTACCGATTCGTCCCTTTTGCTCGCGCCACCACTCTCCAGTTTCGCCCTCACCTCCATCACCTTCTAGCCTCTCCCACCACGAAAGCTTGAGCTTGTAGTACTGGTCACGTAGTGAGGCGATTTGTGCCTTTCTCTCATCGGCAGTGCTGTACCATTCATAgacgccaagaaggaaaagcCATGCTTCCTTTCGAACACCGTCCTCAGAATCAAGACCTCCGTGAAAGACACGCTCCTTGACCTCATCGATAGTGACCGATAATCGGCCAGTTTGAGGGTCAAAGAAGGTATTCCACTCCTTCATTGTCACAGTCTTTCGGCGTTCCTCAAGTGAAAGGTTACTGGCtccttcaagaagctcaaattCGCCAACATCGGTATCCTCAAGCTCCATAACATCATTAGCAGACCATATCCTCTGTCTCCGATCACGGTCGCTCTGTTCCTGGATGCCCATAGCCCAGCGAGCGAGATAGATCCTGGCGCTGTCAAACTCGTCTTGAAGCGTCTGAACTTCCGGATTTCTCAAGAGTCGTCTTACTTGTGGCGGTAAGTTGGGATTCTCGACGATATCTTGGGCCGCTCTCCGTGTAAAGGTGGTTACTTTGCTGAATTTCTCCATAATATTCCATCCAGTTTCCTTGATCAACTTGACGAAAGGGTCCATCTCTGCATCTCGATTTGATGGTCCTGCAGCGCCGCGCTGCGCTCCCACATTGCTGTCCTGACGACCAATTTGCGAGGGGCTGGAAGTGAGTTTGTGGCCAAATGCTTCACTGTCCTCCTTTGATGGCTCGATCAAGTAAATGTTTGGTTCAGCGCCAGATCGCTCAATCTTGACATAGCGACGTAGCCACTTCACAACCTCATCGCCACCCCAGAACATCTGTCCTGATTCTCCGAAAGGATCAAATGTATCACGTgcgatcttcttcttttggaGAATCGTACTTTGGCACTCATTGTCGTGGAAAAAAAGGGCGGGAAAACTGTCGCCCGCACgggagttgatgatgacggaTCCATACCACCAGCCGAGGCTCGGAGGCCGAACGAGGAGCGAATAGACGGCGCTCACGGGAATCGCAAACGCATATCCGCCGACAGATCCAACATGGCTAGTAACGGTCGGCGGGGGAGGAACAAGGTAAGACTGTTTCGGGGGTGAGTCTCCATCGCAAAGGTCAACCTTGACGTAGATGCTGGCGGAATCTCCAAGGGCAGATTCGGGAATCCAGGCAAGAAGTAGATCCGAGGAGGCGATCGTCGTTGATTCATTGGaagcagatgaagaagggcgCTCTTCGTGATGACCTCGTTGCTGGAGAAGTGCGACATATCCTGGAATATTGTCCTTTGCAGAGGGTGTTGGATGAACATAAACCTGCGATTGTTAGATGTCGTCCGTCACTCTGTAGCGCAACCTCTTGCGCAGGACATAGGCTCGGATGTTACTTACCTTACTCTTGGAAAAGAGAAGCTTTACACCTCTTCCAGTCTCGGCATTTCTAATCGTGTTGTACTCgccctcctcatcatcgctcaGCGCATAGAAACTGTTCGATGGTGACGCAGATGGTCGTGAAGGCTGCTGTGGCGGGGCATCAGCTGCCCCAGAATCCTGCTGCGACATGGGAAGAAGTAATAGAGCTGTCACTCTCAATTTTCGCCTTGAATAGCCTTTGTCCTCGGGTTGTTTTTTTATTCGGAGCCACAACAAGATTTTGAGTATGAAGTGACGGTATATAAATGGTTACgatgaaaaagaaagatgaagaataGTTCAGGTGGTGGCATGTGAGTAAACGCAAGCAAGCGAAAGGCAGCTGTCTGTCTCTTGCCCAAACGGATCACAGATGACGACGTGCCCCGCCACAGGAGCTCCCCGCCCCATCTTAGCAGAGGTACCTGAACTCGTGGCTGTATCTGCTGTCAAATGGTGCAGTTTTAGCAGAGACACATGTACCCGTGCTCACAAGGCTTACCAGAAAAGTATCATGACAGCAGTTTATTGGTGGGAGATGAAGTTCTGCTTGCGTCGTCACGAGCATGAGGCATGTAATAGCTTTGAATTAATTCAATGACCGCGTACTGCAAATACGTAAATCTGCCTTAACCACGTAAATGACTAGGTTATTCATACAATCTTACAAGAGGCCACCAATATGAAGATACCGTAAGAGAATCCGTAGCAAGTTTCGTTATCATGATCCTTGCCGAGGATCATGCTGATGATCAGTTTAGGACAAACTCTATAAGGTTTTTGTTTCTCATTTCTCACCAGAAGCTCTGCGACTTAAACCTTTCCCCAATGTGCAAGAGAGTTTCCAACAGTGAACCAAGGTGCCAAAAACAACCAGTCTGAAGGCTTGCTAAAGTTATACTCAATTTAATAAGTCTATACTAAATTTGCCCAAGTCCTTCTGTCATCTAGGATAGAAGTCCTGGATAACGTCGAGTTTCAGTTGTGATTCGCCTAAGAGCATAGGACATATCACTTTCATTCTATTTCGTCAACGCTCATAAGCATTGAACTCAGGGCATATCAAGTACATTAGAATGTGTCGGCAGCCAGTCTCACTTAATGTACAGAgtataatattctttttgATAGTATTATTGGTATCAGCTTATTTACCCGATCGTATGGCGTTGGTATACTGAACCCCTTTCTGCGCACGTCTAAATTTCCCCACTGTTCCGAATATCAATGGCCCGACTCCTTCAAATTAACAACATGCCACCGTCGCCAAACTTAACACTACGTCCACAGACTACATTCCTGTCCAGACATGGAACGCCTTGTGAATGTTTTGAAAATGTTTAAACGACTTATGCAAATAAGACAAAGGCTCCCCTCTTGAATCAGATGGATTAACGGAGTCGGATATTTAGGAAGAAAATTCGTGGGTCTCGTTTTCGAAAGCTCTTTTACGCGTCTTAGACGTCTTCACTCAGGAGACCAGTCTGGAACTCAGGCTCGACAGCTGTTTCAGGGTCGGTCCAGTTCACCGGCTTGTGAAGGCGAAGCATGGATAGGAAGTAATCCTCAAGGATGCAAAAgttgaggaggaagtcgTTACAGTTCCAGGCAATAGAGCAAACCATAGCACCGGCTACGGCATCTAGGATGAAGTGGTTGGCTGTGGCGACAATGGCAGTGAGAATCAAGACTGGGTATGACATGCCCGCAGCAACGATGATTATTCGCTTCCAGGAGGTAGATCGTAGGCCGGTAATAGGGATAGTGGCGACGGTAAGGCCGACAAGGAGAGAGTAACCAAAATGCAGAGATGGCATTGCAGCTATAATCTTAGTTAGCCCTGTATGGGGTCAAGATATATGTGACTTTCACTTACCATATTGGTTGCAGAATCGGTTAGTGGTCCAGACACTGCTCTCTCCAGTACCGCTGTGAACACTGTCGACAAAGCCAAAGCTCTTGgcctcctcagcatcaggACCCTTGTATTCAGGATCACTCAAAAGACGGGGAGGCATGCAAGGCCAGCTGGTGAAGACAACAAAAGCGATGAGGTTGCACATAGCCATGGTTCGTCGACGGGCCTCGTAGAGAGCAGGACCAGCAGCCACCGTATCAGATCTCACACGACCAGCGGCATAACGGCGATGTCGGGTGGTGGTGAAGTAGTAGAGGACAACAAGGAAGGTAATGGTGCCAGGGATATGGATGAATGAGTAGATTCGGTTGATCCAGTGGAGAAGAGTAGGTCGAGCGAGGAACCACTTCTGAAAGTCTATCTCCCAGAAGATGTGAAGCCGTTGTTCGAGGTGGATGATTTGGAGAGCATGTCTACGGGCGACATCGACTGTGCCCTCATCGAGAGTCAATGCAGTGATGGCACGACCGACCTGGTACACAAAGTAGATAAGAAACCAGTACCAACACTCGACCAAGAATGGCAACTTCTTGAGAAGACGGCTCAGAAGTCGATCCTCAAATATGTGAGTGTTTGGTGTAGAAACGATGCGCTTATAGCCAAGCACTTGAAGCCTGCGACGGCGTAGAGCCGGTTGAGAACTTGAGTCGAGACTCGGTGATCGCGAACCACTCCATCCACTCATGAGACTATCGGTCGAGTCTCGCTTCGGTAAATCATCAGAACGCTTATAGCTCTTGATGCTGGCGATTCCTGACTTATTTGTCCAGAAATTGTAGTCCTTACTTCTGTTGAAGTAGGCACCCCCGAAGAGGAGAGTCACGACGATGAGTGGCTCAAGAAAAGAA
This region includes:
- a CDS encoding rab-GTPase-TBC domain-containing protein, which gives rise to MSQQDSGAADAPPQQPSRPSASPSNSFYALSDDEEGEYNTIRNAETGRGVKLLFSKSKVYVHPTPSAKDNIPGYVALLQQRGHHEERPSSSASNESTTIASSDLLLAWIPESALGDSASIYVKVDLCDGDSPPKQSYLVPPPPTVTSHVGSVGGYAFAIPVSAVYSLLVRPPSLGWWYGSVIINSRAGDSFPALFFHDNECQSTILQKKKIARDTFDPFGESGQMFWGGDEVVKWLRRYVKIERSGAEPNIYLIEPSKEDSEAFGHKLTSSPSQIGRQDSNVGAQRGAAGPSNRDAEMDPFVKLIKETGWNIMEKFSKVTTFTRRAAQDIVENPNLPPQVRRLLRNPEVQTLQDEFDSARIYLARWAMGIQEQSDRDRRQRIWSANDVMELEDTDVGEFELLEGASNLSLEERRKTVTMKEWNTFFDPQTGRLSVTIDEVKERVFHGGLDSEDGVRKEAWLFLLGVYEWYSTADERKAQIASLRDQYYKLKLSWWERLEGDGGEGETGEWWREQKGRIEKDVHRTDRNVPIFMGEDIPHPDPSSPFAEVGTNVHLEQMKEMLLTYNEYNKDLGYVQGMSDLLAPIYAVIQDDAVAFWGFQKFMERMERNFLRDQSGMRNQLLTLDQLVQFMDPALWNHLQKADSTNFFFFFRMILVWYKREFAWLDVLRLWEGLWTDYMSANFHLFIALAILERHRDVIMEHLQHFDEVLKYVNELSNTIDLEATLIRAETLFKRFQRLVDAVDKKQNFPAPRFSQKEPSKSSEQAKSGPSEGGKASGKGKAAEPAAPPPQPKTITPELRKLLSKEVEVLPRKTVAQKGDGMPNK
- a CDS encoding Sec1-binding region of Mso1-domain-containing protein, with amino-acid sequence MASWYSNLVQKTSSQISSLRQNLLSGEQDGDTEDDTHVCRVLRGYYTEKGRPFPSWLPPDPKAPAQQPIQPVMTPQAGQRLGAQGQQHGGLSSLWDNGPQQPQQQAPQSLRAGGGRTPASLQPGGGGGGGGDINRRPLPSQQRAGSYQNTGGQFGRPETASVPPGGASGGGGGGSAQDRLRQRLWGGGSRTTSPQAGSQGPFNPPGGNNGGGGGGGGYEDRFAPGGMYDQASGGGNAGLRRGGLPSGPRGYR
- a CDS encoding vacuolar protein sorting 55, which produces MPTAGLKTIIALSFVLAVGFLLVILSCALWKVYYPLLVVATYVIAPIPNWICGHCANPDDFVESSGAAVLDLGRFFTGFFVVMGIALPVVLAHSGLIEVQAMVMSIIGGLLIYGTIVSFGMFFHEEQDF
- a CDS encoding PAP2 superfamily-domain-containing protein yields the protein MMDHRSETAKLSCSELSLAESCTYLCSSQYQIPTPRAFRPLCCIKTRLFPNYKRTCCVPSSPYYSDESHCIVYIIPFCISFFLFVLTWQLVSLYPDLHLSQAAYQLYLGPHQQRQALYFIATLNSTQYSAVKTLFAMGVGSFLEPLIVVTLLFGGAYFNRSKDYNFWTNKSGIASIKSYKRSDDLPKRDSTDSLMSGWSGSRSPSLDSSSQPALRRRRLQVLGYKRIVSTPNTHIFEDRLLSRLLKKLPFLVECWYWFLIYFVYQVGRAITALTLDEGTVDVARRHALQIIHLEQRLHIFWEIDFQKWFLARPTLLHWINRIYSFIHIPGTITFLVVLYYFTTTRHRRYAAGRVRSDTVAAGPALYEARRRTMAMCNLIAFVVFTSWPCMPPRLLSDPEYKGPDAEEAKSFGFVDSVHSGTGESSVWTTNRFCNQYAAMPSLHFGYSLLVGLTVATIPITGLRSTSWKRIIIVAAGMSYPVLILTAIVATANHFILDAVAGAMVCSIAWNCNDFLLNFCILEDYFLSMLRLHKPVNWTDPETAVEPEFQTGLLSEDV
- a CDS encoding ribosome biosynthesis protein MAK16, with product MSSDEIVWQIIGQQFCAFKIKTNKAQTFCRNEYNVTGLCNRQSCPLANSRYATVREDAGKLFLLVKTPERSHLPSKLWQRYKLPNNYSKALSTIDEKLIYWPNFLIHKCKQRLTRLTQVQTRMRRIAAEEERLGEKLVPKMAPKIRHREQARERKAEAAAKLERTIERELVERLRQGAYGDQPLNVSESIWKKVLNAMERDGEGQRDKDMDKGLDENGEEADWSEEEDDNLENQVEYVSDIEESDEELGDLEDWLDSENEEEDEDEDDDDSEESETEKSGNKRKRGRAIKMKNKKPRQEEKEKLMLTNDLTW